From the genome of Symphalangus syndactylus isolate Jambi chromosome 13, NHGRI_mSymSyn1-v2.1_pri, whole genome shotgun sequence:
agaaacaaggaaTATTAAAGTGAAAGCAACACTTATATGTATGGTTTATGATTCTCATATTTTGGaagttttttgttgtcatttaacATATTCCAGTAGTGATTAGCAAGTAAAGGAAGGGGTGTTTGGTGAGGatttatggttaatattgaaagtgagagaagaaaatatCAAGACGTAAGTATCAGTCTGTgtagaacaaaataaaagtagattccaaactcattctatggggTCAATATTTTCTAagaccaaagccagacaaaattcatcataagaaaaaaaagtgtaatcAAATACCTCTTATGAATATGGacaaaaaatatttcacaaaatgttAGGAAGCTACATTTCACAACATATAAAGTGATTTTATACTATAGGACCAAACATGATTTATCTCAGGGTTGTAAAATTggtttaacatatgaaaatcaatcaaaGTAATATCAATGTAATACactatatcaaaaatataaaggCCAAAATAcgcattattatctcaatagatgcaggaaaaacatgtaagaaaaaaattcataataaatgttttcagtaaaccagaaatagaagggaactccctcaacttgataaagagcatctatAGAAGACCGGTGGCTAACATAGTAACTAATGGTAAAATGAATGCTCCCTCCTCCGAAACTAGCAAATAAGGCACAGATGTCTAATTTCATCACCTTTGTTCAACACTGCAGTGGAGATCCCAGCCAATGTAAAGGGTGggttgtgggggagggggagaccTAAAACAAtccaaataaaataactaaagctgtctatttttaaataatatatcctGAATATAGAATATCCAAAGGAACTCACAAAAATTACTGCAACTAAAAAAAATTTGGCATAATACCAGGATAGcttaatatataaacatcaattgtatttttatacattagcagcaaacaaataaaaaagttaacaattcaaaacagcatcaaaaataatgaaaaaaatgaatgtagtAAAAGAATTGCAAGGCATGTATGCTAAAGATGACAAAAActgttgagaaaaagaaaagaagatataaataaccCTTGTTTATGACTTGGAAGgctcaatattattaagataGTAATTCTTCCCAATGAACTGTAGATTCAAAACAATACGTTTCAAAGCCTTACAAGAATatttttccagaaatgaaaaagtagatcctaaaattgatatggaaTGCGAAGgaaccagaatagccaaaataactttgaaaaaaaagaacaaagttggagaacctacattttctaatttcaaaacttaatcAAAAGCTACAGTAATTGAAGGGTATAATAATGTCATATGACTAGACATATAGATTAATGTAATAGaattgaaagtccagaaataaacccttacatttatgattgagtgattttcttttttttttattttttctttattttattttattattatactttaggttttagggtacatgtgcacaatgtgcaggttcgttacatatgtatccatgtgccatgttggtttgttgcacccattaactcattatttagcattaggtatatctcctaatgctgtccctcccccctgtctccactccacaacagtccccggagtgtgatgttccccttcctgtgtccatgagttctcattgttcaattcccacctgtgagtgagaacatgcggtgtttggttttttgtccttgcgacagtttactgagaatgatgttttccagtttcatccatgtccctacaaaggacatgaactcatcattttttatggctgcatagtattccatggtgtatatgtgccacattttcttaatccagtctatcattgttggacatttgggttggttccaagtctttgctattgtgaatagtgccgcaataagcagacgtgtgcatgtgtctttatagcagcatgatttatagtgccttgggtatatacccagtaatgggatggctgggtcaaatggtatttctagttctagatccctgaggaatcgccacactgacttccacaatggttgaactagtttacagtcccaccaacagtgtaaaagtgttcctatttttccacatcctctccagcacctgttgtttcctgactttttaatgatggccattctaactggtgtgagatggtatttcattgtggttttgatttgcatttctctgatggccagtgacgatgagcattttttcatgtgtttttttggctgcataaatgtcttcttttgagaagtgtctatgaTCGAGTGATTTTCAACAGTGACAAGACAATTCATTGGAGAAAGAATATTATTTCCAACAAATGACATTGGGACAATTGCTATCCACATACAGAAAATGAATTAGACTCATATCATATACTGGGATTATCTCAAAATTAGATTATAAAACCAAATACAGgagttaaaattacaaaatttctaGATGTTAAAGTATTCTCAGAATCTACACAAAATATGGtctatgaaacaaacaaaaatgataaaatagattAATGATTCCCTGTGGCTGGatatgagatattatctcataccagtcagtttggcgattattaaaaagtcaggagacagtagatgctgatgaggctgtggagaaataggagcgcttttacattgttggtgagagcgtaaattagttcaaccattgtgaaagacagtgtagcaattcctcaaggatctagaaccagaaataccacttgacccagcaatcccattactgggtatatactcaaaggaatataaatcattctactataaagacacatgcacacataatgtttatcgcagcactacttacaatagcaaagacatggaatcaatccaaatgcccatcaatgatagactggataaaggaaatgtggtacatatacaccgtagaatactatgcagccataaaaaggaatgagatcatgtcatttgcagggacatggatgaaactggaagccatcatcctcatcaaactaacacaggaacagaaaaccaaatactgcatgttctcactcataagtggaagttgaacactgagaacacatggacacagagagggtaaCAAAACACACAACAGGGGGTAGGGAGTGAGCgggggaacttagaggatgggtcaataggggcagcaaaccaccatcgcACACgtatacctgtataacaaacctgcacattctgcaaacgtatctcatttttttttttagaggaaataaagaaaaatgatgaaGCCATGTCAAAAAGAATCAGGAGCTAGACCAAAGAAGCTCCTCCCAGTCGATTCttgaataatttgaaaattaaaattaataatgacagtaaaaagaaagaatttttattttacttgtggCTTCAAACTCCCCCTACTCACTATggcaccaccaacaccaccacccctactgaaaaaaaatagcattacAAAAGACTTAAAGTTTCATCTCCATACTTCTAAATCAAAAACTTTATTGAAATCTAGCTAatgtatgcagccaaaaaccacatgaaaaaatgctcatcatcactggccatcagagaaatgcaaatcaaaaccacaatgaaatgacatctcacaccagttagaatggccatcattaaaaagtcaggaaacaacaggtgctgcagaggatgtggagaaataggaacacttttacactgttggtgggactgtaaactagttcaaccattgtggaagtcagtgtggtgattcctcagggatctagaactagaaatacgatttgacccagccatcccattactgggtatgtacccaaaggactataaatcatgctgctataaagacacatgcacacgtatgtttattgtggcactattcacaatggcaaagacttggaaccaacccaaatgtccaacaacaatagactggattaagaaaatgtggcacatatacaccatggaatactatgcagccataaaaaatgatgagttcatgtcatttgtagggacatggatgaaactggaaatcatcattctcagtaaactttcgcaaggacaaaaaaccaaacaccgcatgttctcactcataggtgggaattgaataatgagaactcatggacacaggaaggggaacatcacactccggggactatagtggggtgggcggaggggggagggacagcattaggagatacacctaatgctaaatgatgagttaatgggtgcagcacaccaacatggcacatggatacatatgtaacaaacctgcacattgtgcaaatgtaccctaaaacttaaagtataataataataaaataaattaaaataaagaaaaaaaataaaaaaagaaatccagctaATGTAAATTGTgctttttgatttaattttttatggtattttgtcataGAAATTCTAACtaagacactgaaaaaaaaaaaaaaaacttctaagaaGTGCTTCCTGCTTCCTAGCATCCCATAAGCGGGGTGGGGGTCTTGCTGTCTGGATATTCCTCACATAAGCAGTGGCTTTGCATTACCTGAATGTACTTATGCTCTGCCAGCCCACCAGGTACTCTGGTAAGCTTGTTGTTGTCCAAGTGAAGCTCCCTCAGATGAGGCATGTTGGCCAGAGAGCCATTGTCAACGGCAGAGATGCTGTTGAAACTCAATCCCAACCTGCAACAGAAAGCAGAAATGAAAGCAAATACCACACATGGATGCCTTTCTTACAAGCACTGTGTAATTAATCAAGTCTATAGGAAaggacatttttctgtttttgcactTACTATTCCCAGTTCTTGGAGTGCTCTctccaacctctctgagcctggacAAAGTCCATTTATTGTTAAGTTCTCGGCTCAAAGTTACTCTCTTTGAGATTCATCTGACAGAACGTGATTGGACATAGTCTCCTATTTCTTATAATATCCTAAGTTCCAACATCAAATTATGGACTACCGTAGTATTGGAACATAATATTCctagtagtttatttttaaaaactgttcacttattcaaacatttatttgtatatttaataaacaaatgTTCTTGAAAACTTATTATGTGCACGATATTATGCTAGGCATTGTGAAGGACAGAGGTCTCGTGGATCAAAAACCACTTTTCCCATCAAAGAATATTTTACCTAGTAAAGGAGttgattatacacacacacatgcatatatatatatatatatacacatatatatatacattcaaatatatattttatatttatttatccacCATGAAATTTATATATGAAAACAGGAATGAGTAAATCTGGCATGATACTGTGCTTCTCTGTAGGGACAGTCAGCAATATGTACAGATCAAAAAGAACATAGTGTTACTTGAAGACAAATGAAAACGTTTGCCAGATTGAAGTTATGTTTGAAACCAGGACAAGTACTAGTatcacttattaaaaaaaaaaaatcgttaaGAAGGgccagcaaaaacaacaaaagcttTTCTTTTGTTGATCTACATTAAATGtccagagatattttattttaaacttttcagaGAAGAGGGGATTGGAGAATCtcataattattaaaatagtaatttGTGTGATGCTCAATATTTCTCCGTCTTGGTAGAtttcattttaatgcattttcaaATTCTAGAAACTGTGTTATAATTTACTTAACCTTCTGTTTGATGCAAATAAGTTAGAACATATTAAATGCACATACTGATTTAATCACACAGTTTGTGTATAAAATATAACTAATCTATAAACAGCatagtattaataaaatatgaagCTGATCTTGGTGGTTTTAGTAAGGGTACTATTTCATTAGCTTCTTCTCAAGAAACAATTGGATATGCTGAAGTTTGAGATTATTAGAAACAACAACAGCCGCGAAATGTAGTACAGTCAAAAATCAATCATCGTGTTTGTAATTCTTATCATATAAGCAGTAATATGCCTAGCCATTGTTCTGATAGAATGTCATGAAAGAATATTATTACTTAGCCAAATTATTCAGTCCTTTCAGGCTAGCTGCATCAACTCTGCTGATTTTATTGCCATCAAGATGTAATTCAgtaagggaaggaggaagaccTGGAATGTGGAATTAAAGATGTTAAATTAGCAGATAAATATTGTAAGTACAAAATGTGGGTAGACTTAAAGAAGACATATGCCATCAATTTTCTAAAAGACACACagtttcaaagaatcagctttacttatctttttttttcatccCTTTTATAATAATGTGTGCTTTTGGAAGTAGTGGAAGCCCTTGCTATTTTTCTCTTAGGTTGACTTTAACAAAAACCTGGATGATTTCTATCATGTAGTCgatttttttttgtggaataGAAGAACTGAAGTCAACGCTGAGTCTCATTATTCTCTTCCACCTTTGTTAATGGGCTAAAATTGACGTTGATGAAAGATAGTAACTATAAAGTGGGAAGGTCACTATTCGAACCATAATGAAGAGATTACGTATAAATTAAACCCATGTATAAACTTAATTGTCTATTCCATTAATGAGAATCATTAAAAATTAACACTGATATGCTGTGCTGGTCTTAGCCTTAATTGACTTTTCCATAAAAACATCAAATACCTTGCAAAATGTCTGTGTAGaaacagctaacatttacttATGCCTATTAAATCCAGAATGTTTATGCAGGAGGAGTGGAGAGGTCTATAATCAAGTGATCTGCCATATGTGGAGCACCTGGGGTAATAATTTTAGATCCAAAGTACCCACTAAACCTCTAGATAGTACTTGCACGGCTGTGATTTCCAAAGATTgagtattataaatataaaattttaaatattttattttcatttcctcctAGCATCTGAggatgtattatatttatacagcttttaaaataacatattgttCCACTTAATAGCAATAGATACAGAGAAAATAGCAAATTGGTTATGTGTAGAAAGAACATCTGACTGGCAGAAAGACTTGGCTATTTGTCTATAAAGACACACAATTGAAAAACCATAGGTTTCATTTTGTCTAAAATTTTTATCACATCACACTGAATTCTGTCAATATTGTCCATTTAATAGAATAGTTTAGTCCATATTTGACTTGAAAATGATTCTTAGTTTCCTATGGTAGCATATTTTGTGTTAGAGCTGCtaggaaaaggaacatctattTATTGTGTGTCTGTTACGCACCGAACATTGACCTTGGCACTTTTCCTACTTCAAATCCTTTAAGcctctcaaaatataaattattggtCACTAATCCCttttcacagataaagaaataAGACTCAAAGTTACAAAGTAATGCAAAGTTACAAAGTAATTACAAAGTAAtgcaaaaagtatattttttaatgcaGTGCCTCTAGTACACCAATTGCTATCACAACCATCAGCCTTACTTAGTTTCAAAGTGTCTCCCTTTTTGGGATGTCAGTTTCCCAAATTTAAAGTTATAGCTAGGAAGAAGTTTGACTATGGGAAAAAACTTTGCAATAGGTTTGAGATAGACAAATTTATAAAGTGCATCATTAGCTTCTGCCACTGTGGCATTGAGTTAAAGAACCCATACtctagttcttttatttatttgtttgtttatttattttaaattttcttttttcttttccttttttaagataaaatatgttGAGGTTTACATTGGGCCAAGTACTTGTGTGTACATTACAAGCCTTACTTCTATAGAGTAAGCCTCATAATAATCCTAGTAGACAGGGTTATTAATAGCTCCATGTAACATTTAACAAACCTGAGGTTATAGAAATGCAGAATAATTATCCTAAAGTCACAGTACAACTAAATGACTGAGTTAGGTCTCTCACCCAGGTTGGTCTAAAAGTATGATTTTTATAGTCTCTACATTACTTTCTACTGCCTTTCCATTTCCATAAGTGATAGGAGAAAATATCACCAGGAGGTTGCTGATATTCAGGCATAGGTATCCCAGCCTAAGCAAGGTGGAATCATGTATTAGATAAGCATAACGATGAATAGAAAGGAGGACTTAATATGCCAGCAGAGTGAAATAGTTAAACACACGAGTTCTGACATCAGCACCACACAACTCCATCTCTGCTGCTTCCTAGCTCTAAGAacttaattataattttctttacctGTTTAAGCCTCATTTTCCACTTTTATGAAACAGGAATGATGACACTACTATATAAGGATGTTGTAGGAATCATATAGAAGACTCCATGACAAGCATTTGACATGATACCCAGAACTAAATACATGCTTAATAAATTgtagttacttaacttttctgctAAGTGGTGGTAAATAAAAGCACGCTATAAATGATGAGGAAAGGATACCTGGGATAGATAGAAGACATAGCAAAGTAAAGGAAAAGAGATCATGAAATGATAAAAGGTATCAGTGAAGGATATTTTGGAGCATGGATTAAGAGGTTCAGCAAAGTCTGAGATTGTGCTAAATGTAAGTCATCTGGCTgcatgaaataaatttcagcaagAATTTTAATAAGATCTATCTATATCAATCCCCAATTTATATGTATCTGAGATATAAATATCTCATTCCTGCACTGGGGATAGCAAAAGATTACTTGTCACATGCAACAACTTGGAGACTCAACATGAAAGTGCTTTATGAATTATAAATCAGTCtttatcatctatgtatctgtctatcCCAGTAGTTGCTACTAAGGAAGTCAAAAGCATGCTCTGTATTCAAAAGACCAGGGAGAGGGCAAGGGGTGGTAAGAAAGCATCCTATGGAATATGCACTCTCAGGAATTGAAATTTCTGTAAAAGAACAATAAAGGACAACTGGTGTTTTCTGTGGCCAAATGCCTACATTTTGCATGCGCTCAAGAACAAGGCATCTAAGTTGAGAAAGGGACAGACAGGGGAAAACTAGATAATATAGAGGGCTTTGGTGAGACTGAAAAACCCAGAGTAGGGACGATGTGCAAGTTAGGGGAATTTATTATTGGTGGTTTGATGCCTTTTCTAATTCACAAAGACTGGCTTTTCTGCCTCTCCTGGGAATCCCTTGGAACAATGAACTTACCCTTGTGACTATGTGGTCATTGCTGTGTATTTGTCTGGCTTGGTTTTAGAGAGTAAGCTCCCAAAGGCATGTAGCATATCCTATTCCCTGCCCTGTCTTAAGTGTGTGGTACATCGCCTACACATACTGATTGTTCAGAACATTTTTAATGCATAATATAGAGTTATATTAATTCCCTACTTATCTATATGCTAAATATttctctaattatttatttaactttaaaacaacTCAATGAAGTGGATAGCAGTATTATTTCCACTTGACAGATAAAGAGATAGAGGACAAATGAATAACTTTTTCAAAGTCTTTGAACCATTTTATGGTAATTTAGGCTCAAGCAAACTGACTCCAAAATCTACACTCTTCACAACACACAACTACCACTATCATTCAGATATTAATAACCGGAgtgtcttaaaaaggaaaaaaattctctaAGCTATTGCAGACTCAAGGTAAAAATTGGATCAATTTCAGAGGTACTcccatatatctttttttttttttttttacaaacaccaaggcatgctattttttaaataagtatactttttctttgtgatttcacAATATTATAAAATCACGTGCATTAAGTTGTGTCTTAGACTAGACATTAAACGGAGTCTAACCATCTCTACAGTGAGCCTGGTTGGCCCCGTGGTCATCCAGACTGAATCACTGGATATAACACTAGCAGTAATAGAGAATTTGCTGGAAATATAAACATTGGATGAAACACTAGCAGTAATAGAGAATTTGCTGGAAATAAGGTTGGCCTCTTAGGTGACAATTCCAGTTtacacaagattttttttttaattaaagcctttgaatttaaatttttcaaagtGTTTTGGAGAATCTTCTATCACCTTGAGGAATGCTGGTGATATTGGTATCAGCAATGCGGATGTAGGAGAGCTTCTTCATTCCCTGGAAAGCCCCATTTTCAATTCCTGAGCTCTTCAGCGGATTGGTGCCCAGTTCTACAAATGTAATAAGTGCAAGGCTTTTAGAGGACATTTTAGGATATTACTAGTCACTGTAGTATCTGTTTCAGCAAGCAATCTATAAAGAAATAGGGATTAATATCAACTtgaccaaaaaaacaaaagtgagatTAAAGAGCATGCTTCTCAGGAGAATAGCAAAATGGGATAAAAATTTCccttattaaaacaaacaaaagccaaacaaACAATGACTTATGAATAATAATGACTTATGAAAAAGACTATTAGTGAAAGCAATaccaataaaattatttaaaatgcatacACAGGTTTGTCCAGAAATCAACTAAAGCAAGTTTACAATTCCCATcttatgttatttattattttcctaaggtattttaaaattttgttaaagaaTTTCAATCTAGCATTTTATAAGCcaataataaaattacaatttttacTATATGTTTAGAGAAAcattataactattttttttttttttttttgagacggagttttgctctgtcgcccaggctggagtgcagtggggcactcggctcaccgcaagctccgcctcccaggttcacgccattctcctgcctcagcctcctgagtagctgggactacaggcccctgccaccacacccggttaattttttgtatttttagtagaaacggggttcaccatgttagccaggatggtctcgatatcctgaccttgtgatccgcctgcttctgcctcccaaagtgctgggattacaggcatgagccaccgtgcccagccataacatatttttaaagcaaatgatTTATGAGTGTTTAGAATACAACAGCTCCCCAAAATGGAAAGGTATCTCAAAATATGTGTAGTTAAGCACTATTTAAACTCATCTTTGCATATTGTGCATGTGGTAGGATAACTTCAGCCCTAGGCTTTTCTCCATATTCTCGGATACTCAAGGACATACATAAAAACATCACTGTAAGGTCCAGATTCAAAATCCCAATTTCTCTTGCCCTGTTCTTATAAATCACATATGCTCCAGGCATGTAGCTTGTAGCTAATTTACCTTCCTGCACTTAAAACCCGGTTGAAATCTCTTAAGGTAAAAACTTGAGTTTTGGTcttaaagttataaaaatgtcTGTACCTATGACAATCATCTGGTTCAGTCCATTGAAAGTAACTTTTCGCACTTTGGTGATCTCATTCTCATGGGCACGCAGCTCCTGAAGAGTTTTAGGCATTTTTTCTGGCAATTCCTTCAGCTGATTCTTGGACAGATAAAGTCGTTCCAACTTCACCAAAGGTGTAAATGCTCCAGGGCTAACTTTGCTAATTTTATTGTTGACAAGAATCAATGCCTGTAGATAGTGAAGAAAAACAACTCCTTAAATTCAAAACCTTCCACATACATGTAAAACAAGGGCATGTTTGTTCATTCCATTCATAGGGATAGCAGAGAAAGCTAAAAAATTGCAAGAAATCAGAGaaataattaagtaaatattGTTTCTTTACTTAAGAAGtctataggccaggtgtggtggctcatgcctgtaatcccagcactttgggaggctgaggtgggaggatcacttgaggccaggagttcgagacaagcctggtcagcatggcgaaaccgtgtctgtatcaaaaatacaaaaattagctgggcgtggtggtgggtgcctgtagtcctggctacttgggaggctgagacaggaggatcacttgaacttgggaggcacaggctgcagtgagccaagatcacacaactgccctccagccttggtgacagggaaagactgtctcaaaaaaaaaaaaaaaaaaaagttataatatgAGGACCTGAAAATCAGGAATGAAGAGAAGGGAAGTGtaataagatatataatatatacataaacatatatgcactccACTCACAcagacatgtatgtatgtgtatgtacatgtatatatatgtaatttttaaataataaatactccTAACAATTGAAATGACCCAAGATACCTGAAAATAATCAATGCCACAGACATCCATCCCGCAGTCAGCTTTTTAACCTAAAAAGTCCATCTTCATTGATCATGAATATGGATTCCGCTATAAAAGGATGATACCAATTTATGCTATCACTAGCAATGCAAGGAACTAAAATTTTCCCATAGTCTTGCAATATTTGACCTTATGTTTCTTAAGAGTATAGCCAAAATAATATCATGTtgtagctcatttcttttctttgtatttccttgtcatttaaaaaggttaaagtattttttattttcctaccatttattgtattttttggagagaggaGATTGCTTGATCACAAATACTTCTcatgtttattaaattttaatatagtttaataattgatttagaaaataaagatatggTCAATATGACACAGAGAGCCTTAACATATTTTTCTCctgatttttttgcctttttttatgTGTAAAGGTtttatatgacaaatatgttaatattttgggtaattatttgatttttatttctgagttctcattATATAAGAAATTACCtctaattcattattattatgcttATAACAATTGCTAGGCCTATTTTTggactattttattctttttcaattatCTATATGTCTAACAAAACCACATGGTTTTATTATTTCAAGCCACTTCATTAACTaattataaggaacttaaaataacttattaaggtctaattttgcattttcaattGTAGTATATGTTTTGCATATATGAGAATGTGGAGGGGCAAAAGGGGTCCTATAATAGGAAAGCGAGTATTTTTAGTCTCAGAAATGCAAGAGTGTTTTCTAAAGGTAATAGCTGattaattaatatatgtatatcctCATATAGTTCACATTACTTGATGAATTAAAACTTCTTATTAAGTAATATAATCGTTTAATCCTGAAAGATGCATTGGTTAATTGATACACAATCCTAACACATTGCGATTAATAATCAAAAGTTCAAAAACTTGTGGGAGTTAAGGTCATAAAAAAA
Proteins encoded in this window:
- the DCN gene encoding decorin; translation: MKATIILLLLAQVSWAGPFQQRGLFDFMLEDEASGIGPEVPDDGDFEPPLGPVCPFRCQCHLRVVQCSDLGLDKVPKDLPPDTTLLDLQNNKITEIKDGDFKNLKNLHALILVNNKISKVSPGAFTPLVKLERLYLSKNQLKELPEKMPKTLQELRAHENEITKVRKVTFNGLNQMIVIELGTNPLKSSGIENGAFQGMKKLSYIRIADTNITSIPQGLPPSLTELHLDGNKISRVDAASLKGLNNLAKLGLSFNSISAVDNGSLANMPHLRELHLDNNKLTRVPGGLAEHKYIQVVYLHNNNISVVGSSDFCPPGHNTKKASYSGVSLFSNPVQYWEIQPSTFRCVYVRSAIQLGNYK